A stretch of the Papaver somniferum cultivar HN1 chromosome 6, ASM357369v1, whole genome shotgun sequence genome encodes the following:
- the LOC113286721 gene encoding glucan 1,3-beta-glucosidase-like, whose product MESVSCKWLLLSILFLSWAHSALSVDGLSNGDTKVKGVNLGGWLVIEGFITPSLFNNIVRADMLDGAKVRFKSLKSYKYVSAKDGGGSSVAIDQTKADTWETFRLWRISATEYQFRTYDGHFLSCDGKGAPVTAKSSYPPSSTETFTVDRSDHDKVRIRHSSGSYLQASPGNVLKADYIGIPGWDDGNAAIFEMTFDGSNMRGDYQLSNGYGYQEAKKVLDEHRSSFITEQDFQFLSSQGINTVRIPVGWWIKDDSNPEPPYIGGSAAYLQMAFEWAEKYNIKCIIGLHASRGSQNGMEHSASRDGTIDWHKYNDNVQESLKAIDFLASNYGKHPALLGIELLNEPIVPQNSLYEVLIPYYSKGYKIVRKYSDRAYVLISQRINARNLYEIYDANELKNLPKLVVDFHFYNLYIELFWNKSPSENIQYIKNERRRDVESLNARNGPLVFVGEWVNTFGRGDPGTRMELQDYSKAQLEVYGSASFGWAYWTLKHETAPRWDFKKNIKNKIMQLQ is encoded by the exons ATGGAATCTGTTTCTTGCAAATGGCTTCTACTTTCAATTCTTTTCCTCTCTTGGGCACACTCCG CTTTATCTGTGGATGGGTTAAGTAATGGTGATACTAAAGTAAAAGGTGTGAACTTAGGTGGATGGTTGGTTATTGAAGGATTCATCACGCCTTCACTATTTAATAACATTGTCCGAGCAGATATGCTT GATGGAGCAAAGGTTCGGTTCAAATCTCTGAAATCGTACAAGTATGTAAGTGCGAAGGATGGAGGAGGTTCAAGTGTTGCCATCGACCAAACCAAAGCTGATACTTGGGAAACCTTCAGA TTATGGCGAATATCTGCGACCGAATATCAGTTTCGGACCTATGATGGACATTTTTTATCCTGTGATGGAAAAGGGGCCCCTGTCACCGCAAAATCAAGTTACCCGCCTTCATCAACAGAAACATTTACTGTTGATAGATCTGACCATGATAAAGTTCGTATTAGACATTCTAGCGGTTCATATCTGCAG GCGTCTCCTGGAAATGTGCTCAAGGCAGACTATATTGGGATCCCAGGATGGGATGACGGTAATGCAGCCATATTTGAAATGACCTTTGATGGTAGTAATATGCGAGGAGACTACCAACTCAGCAATGGGTATGGATATCAAGAGGCGAAAAAAGTGCTCGAT GAGCACAGAAGCAGCTTCATTACAGAGCAAgactttcagtttcttagtagCCAAGGTATAAACACAGTAAGAATTCCTGTTGGGTGGTGGATTAAAGATGATTCCAATCCAGAACCTCCTTATATTGGGGGAAGCGCGGCATATTTACAGATGGCATTCGAATGGGCAGA GAAGTATAACATAAAATGCATAATCGGTCTTCATGCATCCCGGGGTTCCCAAAATGGGATGGAGCACAGCGCTAGTCGAGATGGTACTATTGATTGGCATAAATACAATGACAACGTCCAGGAAAGCCTTAAAGCTATAGATTTCCTAGCTTCCAA TTACGGAAAGCATCCTGCTCTGTTGGGGATTGAACTATTGAATGAACCAATTGTTCCTCAAAATTCTCTATATGAGGTCTTAATACCGTACTACTCAAAAGGATATAAAATTGTGCGGAAGTATTCAGATAGAGCTTATGTACTAATAAGTCAGAGGATCAACGCTCGTAACTTATATGAAATTTACGATGCCAATGAACTTAAGAATTTACCAAAGCTCGTGGTGGATTTTCACTTCTACAATCTCTATATTGAACTCTTCTGGAATAAGAGCCCGTCGGAGAATATTCAGTACATAAAAAACGAAAGGAGGCGTGACGTGGAATCCCTAAACGCTCGTAATGGACCACTAGTATTTGTTG GGGAATGGGTGAACACATTTGGCAGAGGAGATCCCGGGACTCGCATGGAACTCCAAGACTACAGTAAGGCACAGTTAGAAGTGTATGGTTCAGCTTCGTTTGGATGGGCATATTGGACACTGAAGCATGAAACAGCGCCTCGGTGGGATTTCAAGAAAAACATCAAGAACAAAATCATGCAGTTACAGTAG